One window of the Shewanella khirikhana genome contains the following:
- the exeM gene encoding extracellular exonuclease ExeM: MDNVKKLTAIAVAVAAAMPLAASADVMITEYVEGSANNKAIELYNSGDAAVDLTGYTLVRYKDGATTPTNMVALDGQTLGAKGIKVITHPSAAITLPAGTDAMTGDLYFNGTDAVALMKDGAIVDVVGAIPTPKDWGLNVTIARKSSALKAATVFNEADWDTSDIDTFSGLGSLDSAAVPEVPAFSCAGATLVPIYDIQGSGDKSPLVPDGKFESETEVTLRGVVSARGESLAKGFYLQDVKGDNSPLTSDGIFVFLGEAAPEAIQPGVEVCVQGKVKEYYGLTQIDIKADKKFEVGAKGEVPGAVPFAVTEGETLEQALERFEGMKIVLDAGSEMKVSRTFSYDYAGRRNNLMLSHKAPLMKPTQVHPALSEEAIALEKQNRGNELFVESDFKAADGVVPFLPDFNAETGYIRVGDELKGLEGMVSYSYNEYRLVTTNTITPADIVRGMDRTEAPVVAEKGDIRVASFNVLNFFNDVVGGDANPTGSNRGALTEEEMLLQRTKIVNAITAMNADIVGLMEIANNGFGEKSAIQNLLDALNAEQTADNAYSFVEIADADKTDGKYFGGDAITVGMLYRAAKVSPEGAAFVIETPEQHAPEGVASRDNKGTVETSPAQDKYQRHSLGQTFKVKEDKLTVVVNHLKSKGSGCLEDWVNFDEKRDPADLQGKCNAFRVSAAKVIGEAVKDIEGDLLVIGDLNAYGMEDPVRVLTDYDAAKSERAVKTASYTTLAGKTFEQEGSVIEKGYGLINLNTQVHGADTYSYSYNGELGNLDHALGNDSLAKRVVDIEDWHINSVESNLFEYGKKFTGSLDKSENAFSASDHDPVIVALSYPDKKDDGGAIGGLMLALLTLVGLGRRRVR; the protein is encoded by the coding sequence ATGGATAATGTTAAAAAGCTGACTGCCATTGCTGTGGCAGTTGCGGCGGCTATGCCATTGGCAGCGTCAGCCGATGTGATGATCACCGAGTATGTTGAAGGCAGTGCCAACAACAAGGCGATTGAACTCTATAACAGCGGCGATGCGGCCGTTGATCTGACCGGTTACACCCTGGTGCGCTATAAAGATGGCGCCACCACTCCCACCAACATGGTGGCTTTGGATGGTCAAACCCTGGGTGCTAAGGGCATCAAGGTGATCACCCACCCAAGCGCAGCTATTACCCTGCCGGCCGGTACCGACGCCATGACGGGCGATCTGTACTTCAATGGCACCGACGCCGTGGCCCTGATGAAAGATGGCGCCATTGTGGATGTAGTAGGTGCTATCCCCACCCCCAAAGATTGGGGCCTGAACGTCACTATCGCCCGCAAGAGCAGCGCGCTGAAAGCCGCGACTGTGTTCAACGAAGCCGATTGGGACACCTCTGACATAGATACCTTCTCTGGCCTTGGCAGCCTGGACAGCGCGGCAGTACCTGAAGTGCCTGCGTTCAGCTGCGCCGGTGCCACCCTGGTACCTATTTATGACATTCAGGGCAGCGGTGACAAGAGCCCGCTGGTACCCGATGGCAAGTTTGAATCCGAAACCGAAGTGACCCTGCGCGGCGTGGTGTCTGCCCGCGGTGAGAGCCTGGCCAAAGGCTTTTATCTGCAGGATGTTAAAGGCGATAACTCGCCGCTGACCTCCGACGGTATCTTTGTGTTCCTCGGCGAAGCCGCCCCTGAAGCCATTCAGCCCGGCGTCGAAGTCTGTGTTCAGGGTAAGGTAAAAGAGTATTACGGCCTGACCCAAATCGATATCAAGGCCGACAAGAAGTTTGAAGTGGGCGCCAAGGGCGAGGTGCCCGGTGCCGTGCCATTTGCGGTGACAGAAGGCGAGACCCTGGAGCAGGCACTGGAGCGCTTCGAAGGCATGAAGATAGTGCTGGATGCCGGCAGCGAGATGAAAGTCAGCCGCACCTTCAGCTACGACTATGCCGGTCGTCGCAACAACCTGATGCTGTCCCACAAGGCGCCGCTGATGAAGCCCACTCAGGTGCATCCGGCCCTCAGCGAAGAAGCCATTGCCCTTGAAAAGCAAAACCGTGGCAACGAGCTGTTTGTCGAGTCTGACTTCAAAGCCGCCGATGGCGTAGTGCCCTTCCTGCCAGACTTTAACGCCGAAACCGGTTATATCCGCGTGGGCGATGAGCTTAAAGGCCTCGAAGGCATGGTGAGCTACAGCTACAACGAATACCGCCTGGTCACCACCAATACCATTACTCCGGCCGACATCGTCCGTGGTATGGATCGCACCGAAGCCCCGGTTGTGGCCGAGAAAGGCGATATCCGTGTGGCCAGCTTCAACGTGCTGAACTTCTTCAACGATGTGGTGGGCGGCGATGCCAACCCAACCGGCTCCAACCGCGGCGCCCTCACTGAAGAAGAAATGCTGCTGCAGCGCACCAAGATTGTGAATGCCATCACCGCCATGAATGCCGACATCGTTGGCCTGATGGAAATCGCCAACAACGGCTTTGGTGAGAAGAGTGCGATTCAGAATCTGCTGGATGCTCTGAACGCCGAGCAAACCGCCGACAACGCTTACAGCTTTGTGGAAATTGCCGACGCCGACAAGACCGACGGCAAATACTTCGGCGGCGATGCCATTACCGTGGGTATGCTGTACCGCGCGGCCAAGGTGAGCCCGGAAGGTGCGGCCTTCGTGATTGAAACCCCCGAGCAGCACGCGCCGGAAGGCGTGGCCAGCCGCGACAACAAGGGCACAGTTGAAACCAGCCCGGCGCAGGATAAGTACCAGCGTCACAGCCTGGGCCAAACCTTCAAGGTGAAAGAAGACAAGCTGACCGTGGTGGTTAACCACCTCAAGTCCAAGGGCTCTGGCTGTCTTGAAGATTGGGTAAACTTCGACGAAAAACGCGATCCGGCCGATCTGCAGGGCAAGTGTAATGCCTTCCGCGTATCTGCGGCCAAGGTGATTGGCGAAGCGGTAAAAGACATCGAAGGCGATCTGCTGGTAATTGGTGATCTGAACGCCTACGGCATGGAAGATCCGGTGCGGGTACTGACCGATTACGATGCCGCCAAGTCCGAACGCGCGGTGAAAACCGCCAGCTACACCACACTGGCAGGCAAAACCTTCGAGCAGGAAGGCAGCGTGATTGAGAAGGGCTACGGCCTGATTAACCTGAACACTCAGGTACATGGCGCCGACACCTACTCTTACAGCTACAACGGTGAGCTGGGTAATCTCGACCATGCCCTGGGCAACGACAGCCTGGCCAAGCGGGTGGTGGATATCGAGGATTGGCACATCAACTCGGTGGAATCCAACCTGTTTGAATACGGCAAAAAGTTCACCGGTAGCCTGGATAAATCCGAAAACGCCTTTTCAGCGTCCGATCACGATCCTGTGATTGTGGCACTGAGCTATCCCGATAAGAAGGATGATGGCGGCGCGATTGGTGGCCTGATGCTGGCACTGTTGACCCTGGTGGGTCTGGGCCGCCGTCGGGTTCGCTAA
- a CDS encoding curlin, translating into MSYTKTLFISTSLLLCSLGVSANGPDIEAGESQSLPVTLQTLLESNGRDNLIELFQIGVQNQVIATQAGEHNQLMLTQLGVGNEATVTQLGFNNEVELLQAGNHNSAEVTQIGDNNLVQLSQLGSANFSIQQIGDGASIAVTQY; encoded by the coding sequence GTGTCTTACACGAAGACGTTGTTTATCAGCACCTCCCTTCTGCTTTGCAGTCTCGGTGTATCGGCCAATGGCCCGGACATCGAGGCCGGCGAATCGCAATCGCTCCCTGTGACTCTGCAAACCCTGTTGGAATCCAACGGCAGAGACAACCTTATCGAGCTGTTTCAGATAGGTGTACAGAATCAGGTTATTGCCACCCAGGCGGGTGAGCACAACCAACTGATGCTGACACAATTAGGCGTGGGGAATGAAGCGACTGTGACCCAGCTGGGGTTCAACAACGAGGTGGAACTGCTGCAAGCGGGTAACCACAACAGCGCCGAGGTAACCCAGATTGGTGACAACAACCTGGTGCAACTCTCGCAGTTGGGCAGTGCGAATTTTTCAATACAACAAATCGGCGATGGGGCATCCATAGCCGTGACTCAATATTAA
- a CDS encoding curlin — protein sequence MKSQAKKSLLALAISAGIGLSAQAMASDVSEIGVNQSGERNEVTVEQTGLLNAGEFAQIGNDNKGSITQNGVWNEAYVTSTGNENSVTVDQSEDWHIANTTQTGDGNTDNVTQSGFFNQSTADTVGNGNGVDVMQAGALNESNVELTGDNNSAWVDQEGDSNYAVFRVQGNDNDGEITQVGNGNQGGLIALDFSANVGNNNDVTVSQLGDNNVGGVRGVAGDDNEVEMDQQGNNNVAFVYALQGNNNDLTMVQDGDRNTAVLEFTTGDNNDVEITQTGTENAIGDALIAVIEGNDNQIDIEQDGNLNTAQFIVAGDDNDVDLEQEGDSNYAEFVAFGNDNTLDLSSEGTSNEIQAGAFGEDNSLEVMQEGETNFAYVSATGDDNEVDVTQEGVSNEAIVTVEGNSNTDVVAAQTGDLNVLDLLIFGDENTADIAQTGNGNWVGAADGNGAFAIVGDGNSLMIAQTGNDNLVMGSQAGTNNVINVTQVGNENTATVIQH from the coding sequence ATGAAATCACAAGCAAAGAAATCACTCCTGGCTCTGGCCATCTCTGCCGGTATCGGTCTGTCTGCTCAGGCCATGGCAAGCGATGTGAGTGAGATCGGCGTAAACCAGTCCGGTGAGCGTAACGAAGTGACCGTTGAGCAAACCGGCTTATTGAACGCGGGTGAGTTTGCCCAGATTGGTAACGACAACAAAGGCAGCATCACCCAGAACGGCGTGTGGAACGAAGCCTATGTTACTTCTACCGGCAACGAGAACTCTGTGACCGTTGACCAGTCTGAAGACTGGCACATCGCCAACACCACCCAAACCGGCGACGGCAACACCGACAACGTAACCCAGTCAGGCTTCTTCAACCAGAGCACTGCTGACACCGTGGGTAACGGTAACGGTGTAGATGTAATGCAAGCCGGTGCCCTTAACGAAAGCAACGTGGAACTGACCGGCGACAACAACAGCGCCTGGGTTGATCAGGAAGGCGACAGCAACTACGCCGTATTCCGCGTACAGGGCAACGACAACGACGGTGAAATCACTCAGGTAGGTAACGGCAACCAAGGCGGTCTGATCGCTCTGGACTTCAGCGCCAACGTGGGTAACAACAACGACGTAACCGTGTCTCAGCTGGGTGACAACAACGTTGGTGGTGTGCGCGGCGTAGCCGGCGACGACAACGAAGTGGAAATGGATCAGCAAGGCAACAACAACGTGGCCTTCGTTTATGCCCTGCAAGGCAACAACAACGATCTGACCATGGTTCAGGACGGCGACCGCAACACTGCCGTGCTGGAATTCACCACAGGTGACAACAACGACGTTGAAATCACCCAAACCGGTACCGAAAACGCCATCGGCGATGCACTGATTGCCGTTATCGAAGGTAACGACAACCAAATCGACATCGAGCAGGACGGTAACCTCAACACCGCTCAGTTCATTGTTGCCGGTGACGACAACGATGTGGATCTGGAGCAGGAAGGCGACAGCAACTACGCCGAGTTCGTGGCCTTTGGCAACGACAACACCCTGGATCTGAGCTCTGAAGGTACCAGCAACGAAATCCAGGCCGGTGCCTTCGGTGAAGACAACAGCCTCGAAGTGATGCAGGAAGGCGAAACCAACTTCGCTTACGTGTCTGCCACTGGCGACGACAACGAAGTTGACGTGACCCAGGAAGGTGTGAGCAACGAAGCCATTGTAACTGTCGAAGGCAACAGCAACACTGACGTGGTAGCTGCTCAGACTGGCGATCTGAACGTACTGGATCTGCTGATCTTCGGTGATGAGAACACAGCTGACATCGCCCAAACCGGCAACGGTAACTGGGTTGGTGCTGCTGATGGCAACGGTGCCTTCGCCATCGTAGGTGACGGCAACAGCCTGATGATCGCGCAAACTGGCAACGACAACCTGGTTATGGGTTCTCAGGCCGGCACTAACAACGTGATCAACGTAACTCAGGTTGGTAACGAGAACACTGCTACCGTTATCCAGCACTGA
- a CDS encoding helix-turn-helix transcriptional regulator, with amino-acid sequence MNTVNELVFVHQLVAPCHLAILAESIGLKTRIVKHPGELDVEKGSQAFYLIAQKGAALDNKGIPLLASRLVPHVPVALYQVERDSLDQEAALLLGIRGVLFADQRMDLMLTGLRKMVADELWFDRPLISKMFRRLVNKLDNNAEVSADAMAMLQSLTSRERTIIQLVGSGARNKEIADRLCISEHTVKAHISSIFRKTQSRNRVELLRWAQTHQSHFALVS; translated from the coding sequence TTGAATACGGTGAATGAATTAGTATTTGTGCATCAATTAGTTGCACCATGTCATCTGGCCATTCTGGCCGAATCCATCGGGCTTAAAACCCGTATCGTAAAACACCCGGGTGAGTTGGATGTCGAAAAGGGCAGCCAGGCTTTCTATTTGATTGCCCAAAAAGGGGCGGCGCTCGATAACAAGGGCATTCCGCTGCTGGCCAGCCGCTTGGTGCCCCATGTGCCTGTGGCTTTGTATCAGGTGGAGCGTGACTCGCTGGATCAGGAAGCGGCGCTGCTGCTGGGGATCCGTGGGGTACTCTTTGCCGATCAGCGCATGGATCTGATGCTGACCGGCCTGCGCAAGATGGTGGCCGACGAGCTGTGGTTCGACCGTCCGCTCATCAGCAAGATGTTCCGCCGTTTGGTGAATAAGCTGGACAACAACGCCGAAGTGTCTGCCGACGCCATGGCCATGTTGCAGTCACTCACCAGCCGTGAACGCACCATTATTCAGCTGGTGGGCAGTGGCGCACGCAATAAGGAAATTGCCGACCGCCTGTGCATCAGCGAGCACACAGTAAAAGCGCATATCTCCTCGATTTTCAGAAAGACCCAATCCCGCAACCGGGTTGAGTTGCTGCGCTGGGCACAGACCCACCAGAGCCACTTCGCCCTGGTCAGTTGA